A part of Brassica rapa cultivar Chiifu-401-42 chromosome A05, CAAS_Brap_v3.01, whole genome shotgun sequence genomic DNA contains:
- the LOC103855132 gene encoding protein EXPORTIN 1B isoform X2, which produces MAAERLRDLSKPMDVALLDSTVDVFYATGSKEERAAADNILRDLKANPDTWLQVTHILQNTRSTHTKYFALQVLEGVIKYRWKALPVVQRDGMKIYISDVIVELSKNEASFRSERLYINKLNLILVQILKHEWPANWRSFIPDLVNAAKTSESICENSMAILKLLSEEIFNFSRGEMIQRKINDLKESLNSEFKLIHELCLYVLSASKRPALIRATLSALHAYLSWIPLSYIFQSPLMENLLKFFPVPAYRDLTLQCLSKVAALKYEEHYRNQVVQMYMIFMKHLEGMLPFNINIPEAYSAGSTEEQAFIQNLALFFTSFFKLHINILETTSETIPFLLAGLEYLIKISYVDDTEVFKVCCDYWHLLVSELFTSGQRVSHPCTNSIGFQMWLPPTVGSIEPEITTPKILYSDQLSKLRGLMITRMAKPEEVLIVEDENGNIVRETMKDSDVLLQYKIMRETLIFLTHFDHDDTERQMLSKLSKQINKEEWTWNNLNTLCWAIGSISGSMDVANEDRFLVKVIRALLSFSGIMKGNDNKDVIASNIMYVFGQYPRFLKGNWQYMMVIVKKLFDFMHSTQPGVKDMACDTFLKIAQQCKHIFLVVQVGKQEPFVSELLESLTTTIRHLEPHQIQTFYESVACIIQAESNPQKIGEYIERLMALPNQRWAEIIVEARQNVDSLIDPDVIHDVLTILQTNTRVSASVGKYFLSQISLIFLNTLNIYKMYSELVSSSIGDSGPCASRISVIKLLRSVKREILNLIKTFLDKNEKNPYIGKHFVPPIMNIILADYARNVPDARESEVLSLFETIINQYKFAMQDDVPRIFESVFHCTLEMITKNFEDYPEHRLKFFLLLRAIATSCFRALLQLSSEQLKLVMDSVIWAFRHTERNIAETGLKLLLVLLKKFQKSAFSNQFYRTYFMQIEQEIIAVLTDTFHKPEFYWHVFVLQRLFQLVESGALTEPLWDASTVPQQYPNNAAFVCAHTTNLLSSSFPNISVPEVTEFVKGLYELRDHPVPFKNNVRDFLIRSKEFSAQDNKDLYAGPIASDENPDEMSDS; this is translated from the exons ATGGCTGCTGAGAGGTTAAGGGACTTGAGTAAGCCTATGGACGTCGCTTTACTCGATTCCACCGTTGACGTCTTTTACGCTACAGGATCTAAGGAAGAA AGAGCTGCTGCGGATAATATCTTACGGGATTTGAAAGCTAATCCTGATACTTGGCTTCAAGTGACTCACATCCTGCAGAACACCAGGAGTACGCATACCAAGTATTTTGCCCTTCAG GTGCTAGAAGGTGTTATCAAATATAGGTGGAAGGCATTACCAGTTGTACAACGTGATGGAATGAAAATTTACATCTCTGACGTCATTGTGgag CTTTCAAAGAACGAAGCATCTTTCAGATCGGAAAGGCTTTATATCAACAAGTTAAATCTCATCTTGGTTCAG ATCTTGAAACATGAATGGCCGGCGAACTGGAGAAGCTTTATACCTGATCTAGTTAATGCTGCTAAAACCAGCGAATCTATCTGTGAGAATAGCATGGCTATTTTGAAA ctccTAAGTGAAGAGATCTTTAATTTCTCAAGGGGAGAGATGATTCAGAGAAAGATAAACGATCTGAAAGAGTCTCTAAACAG CGAGTTTAAACTCATTCACGAGCTATGTCTATATGTTCTCTCAGCTTCCAAAAGACCAGCACTTATACGTGCAACGCTATCTGCATTGCATGCCTATCTTTCTTGGATTCCGCTTTCGTATATTTTCCAGTCACCTTTG ATGGAAAACCTCCTTAAGTTCTTCCCTGTGCCGGCATATAGGGATCTCACTCTTCAATGTCTGTCAAAG GTTGCGGCACTTAAATATGAAGAGCACTACAGAAACCAAGTTGTCCAAATGTACATGATTTTCATGAAACATTTGGAG GGAATGCTtccttttaatattaatatcccAGAGGCATATTCAGCTGGAAGTACTGAAGAACAG GCTTTTATCCAGAACTTGGCACTGTTTTTCACTTCGTTTTTCAAG CTACATATAAATATCCTAGAAACTACATCCGAAACTATTCCCTTCCTACTTGCTGGTCTGGAATATCTCATTAAAATATCATATGTTGATGACACAGAAGTGTTCAAG GTTTGTTGTGACTACTGGCATTTACTAGTTTCGGAGTTGTTTACATCAGGTCAACGAGTAAGTCACCCCTGCACTAACTCCATAGGATTCCAAATGTGGCT TCCTCCTACGGTTGGGAGCATCGAACCTGAGATCACAACACCAAAAATACTTTACTCTGATCAACTATCAAAATTAAGGGGGCTCATGATTACTCGCATGGCTAAGCCTGAAGAAGTGCTAATTGTTGAAGATGAAAATGGGAACATTGTCCGCGAAACTATGAAGGATAGTGATGTTCTTCTCCAGTATAAG ATAATGCGGGAGACATTGATCTTCCTCACACACTTTGATCATGATGACACTGAAAGACAG ATGTTGAGTAAGCTAAGCAAACAGATAAACAAAGAAGAATGGACATGGAATAATCTGAACACTTTGTGCTGGGCTATTGGGTCTATTTCTGGTTCCATGGATGTAGCAAAT GAAGACAGATTTCTAGTGAAGGTTATTCGGGCTTTATTAAGTTTCAGTGGAATCATGAAGGGAAATGACAATAAAGATGTTATCGCGAGCAACATCAT GTATGTTTTTGGACAGTATCCAAGATTCTTAAAGGGCAATTGGCAGTATATGATGGTGATTGTTAAGAAGTTGTTTGACTTCATGCATTCGACTCAACCGGGTGTTAAG gacATGGCTTGTGATACATTCTTAAAGATTGCTCAGCAATGCAAACACATATTCCTTGTTGTTCAG GTTGGAAAACAGGAGCCATTTGTATCTGAACTTCTAGAAAGCCTGACTACAACTATTAGACATCTTGAGCCTcatcaaattcaaactttttatgaatct GTTGCTTGTATAATCCAGGCTGAATCAAATCCTCAGAAAATAGGTGAATACATCGAGAGGTTGATGGCACTACCTAATCAG AGATGGGCAGAGATTATAGTAGAAGCACGTCAGAATGTTGATTCCCTTATTGACCCTGATGTGATACATGATGTGCTTACTATCCTCCAAACAAATACAAGAGTTTCAGCTTCAGTGGGAAAATACTTCTTATCTCAAATTTCATTGATCTTCTTGAATACTCTGAATATTTACAA GATGTACAGTGAACTCGTGTCAAGCAGCATTGGTGATAGTGGCCCGTGTGCTTCAAGGATATCTGTGATTAAGCTTCTAAG GTCTGTTAAGAGAGAAATCCTGAACCTGATAAAAACGTTTCtagacaaaaatgaaaaaaatccaTACATTGGCAAACATTTTGTTCCACCAATTATGAATATTATACTTGCTGACTATGCAAGAAATGTTCCTGATGCAAGGGAATCAGAAGTTTTATCACTCTTTGAGACAATAATAAACCA GTACAAGTTTGCAATGCAAGATGATGTGCCTCGCATTTTTGAATCTGTTTTCCATTGCACTTTGGAG ATGATCACTAAGAATTTTGAAGATTATCCAGAACACCGGCTCAAGTTTTTCTTGTTACTCCGTGCCATTGCTACATCTTGTTTCCGTGCATTGCTACAGTTGTCAAGTGAG CAACTGAAGCTAGTCATGGACTCGGTTATCTGGGCGTTTAGGCATACCGAAAGAAACATCGCTGAAACCGGACTTAAACTCTTACTTGTGTTGCTGAAAAAGTTTCAG AAATCTGCTTTCTCTAACCAATTCTACCGGACATACTTTATGCAAATTGAGCAAGAAATTATTGCCGTGTTGACCGATACCTTTCACAAGCCAGAGTTCTATTGGCATGTGTTCGTGCTACAGCGTCTATTTCAACTG GTGGAGAGCGGTGCTTTAACCGAACCTCTGTGGGATGCTTCAACGGTGCCTCAACAGTATCCAAACAATGCCGCCTTTGTTTGTGCACACACAACCAATCTTCTAAGCTCGTCATTCCCCAACATAAGTGTACCAGAGGTGACAGAATTTGTGAAAGGACTTTATGAGTTGAGAGATCACCCTGTTCCATTTAAGAATAACGTACGAGACTTCCTTATACGGTCCAAAGAATTTTCTGCTCAG gatAACAAAGATTTATATGCTGGACCTATTGCTTCCGACGAGAATCCAGATGAGATGAGtgattcttaa
- the LOC103855132 gene encoding protein EXPORTIN 1B isoform X1, giving the protein MAAERLRDLSKPMDVALLDSTVDVFYATGSKEERAAADNILRDLKANPDTWLQVTHILQNTRSTHTKYFALQVLEGVIKYRWKALPVVQRDGMKIYISDVIVELSKNEASFRSERLYINKLNLILVQILKHEWPANWRSFIPDLVNAAKTSESICENSMAILKLLSEEIFNFSRGEMIQRKINDLKESLNSEFKLIHELCLYVLSASKRPALIRATLSALHAYLSWIPLSYIFQSPLMENLLKFFPVPAYRDLTLQCLSKVAALKYEEHYRNQVVQMYMIFMKHLEGMLPFNINIPEAYSAGSTEEQAFIQNLALFFTSFFKLHINILETTSETIPFLLAGLEYLIKISYVDDTEVFKVCCDYWHLLVSELFTSGQRMVFHPPTVGSIEPEITTPKILYSDQLSKLRGLMITRMAKPEEVLIVEDENGNIVRETMKDSDVLLQYKIMRETLIFLTHFDHDDTERQMLSKLSKQINKEEWTWNNLNTLCWAIGSISGSMDVANEDRFLVKVIRALLSFSGIMKGNDNKDVIASNIMYVFGQYPRFLKGNWQYMMVIVKKLFDFMHSTQPGVKDMACDTFLKIAQQCKHIFLVVQVGKQEPFVSELLESLTTTIRHLEPHQIQTFYESVACIIQAESNPQKIGEYIERLMALPNQRWAEIIVEARQNVDSLIDPDVIHDVLTILQTNTRVSASVGKYFLSQISLIFLNTLNIYKMYSELVSSSIGDSGPCASRISVIKLLRSVKREILNLIKTFLDKNEKNPYIGKHFVPPIMNIILADYARNVPDARESEVLSLFETIINQYKFAMQDDVPRIFESVFHCTLEMITKNFEDYPEHRLKFFLLLRAIATSCFRALLQLSSEQLKLVMDSVIWAFRHTERNIAETGLKLLLVLLKKFQKSAFSNQFYRTYFMQIEQEIIAVLTDTFHKPEFYWHVFVLQRLFQLVESGALTEPLWDASTVPQQYPNNAAFVCAHTTNLLSSSFPNISVPEVTEFVKGLYELRDHPVPFKNNVRDFLIRSKEFSAQDNKDLYAGPIASDENPDEMSDS; this is encoded by the exons ATGGCTGCTGAGAGGTTAAGGGACTTGAGTAAGCCTATGGACGTCGCTTTACTCGATTCCACCGTTGACGTCTTTTACGCTACAGGATCTAAGGAAGAA AGAGCTGCTGCGGATAATATCTTACGGGATTTGAAAGCTAATCCTGATACTTGGCTTCAAGTGACTCACATCCTGCAGAACACCAGGAGTACGCATACCAAGTATTTTGCCCTTCAG GTGCTAGAAGGTGTTATCAAATATAGGTGGAAGGCATTACCAGTTGTACAACGTGATGGAATGAAAATTTACATCTCTGACGTCATTGTGgag CTTTCAAAGAACGAAGCATCTTTCAGATCGGAAAGGCTTTATATCAACAAGTTAAATCTCATCTTGGTTCAG ATCTTGAAACATGAATGGCCGGCGAACTGGAGAAGCTTTATACCTGATCTAGTTAATGCTGCTAAAACCAGCGAATCTATCTGTGAGAATAGCATGGCTATTTTGAAA ctccTAAGTGAAGAGATCTTTAATTTCTCAAGGGGAGAGATGATTCAGAGAAAGATAAACGATCTGAAAGAGTCTCTAAACAG CGAGTTTAAACTCATTCACGAGCTATGTCTATATGTTCTCTCAGCTTCCAAAAGACCAGCACTTATACGTGCAACGCTATCTGCATTGCATGCCTATCTTTCTTGGATTCCGCTTTCGTATATTTTCCAGTCACCTTTG ATGGAAAACCTCCTTAAGTTCTTCCCTGTGCCGGCATATAGGGATCTCACTCTTCAATGTCTGTCAAAG GTTGCGGCACTTAAATATGAAGAGCACTACAGAAACCAAGTTGTCCAAATGTACATGATTTTCATGAAACATTTGGAG GGAATGCTtccttttaatattaatatcccAGAGGCATATTCAGCTGGAAGTACTGAAGAACAG GCTTTTATCCAGAACTTGGCACTGTTTTTCACTTCGTTTTTCAAG CTACATATAAATATCCTAGAAACTACATCCGAAACTATTCCCTTCCTACTTGCTGGTCTGGAATATCTCATTAAAATATCATATGTTGATGACACAGAAGTGTTCAAG GTTTGTTGTGACTACTGGCATTTACTAGTTTCGGAGTTGTTTACATCAGGTCAACGA ATGGTTTTTCATCCTCCTACGGTTGGGAGCATCGAACCTGAGATCACAACACCAAAAATACTTTACTCTGATCAACTATCAAAATTAAGGGGGCTCATGATTACTCGCATGGCTAAGCCTGAAGAAGTGCTAATTGTTGAAGATGAAAATGGGAACATTGTCCGCGAAACTATGAAGGATAGTGATGTTCTTCTCCAGTATAAG ATAATGCGGGAGACATTGATCTTCCTCACACACTTTGATCATGATGACACTGAAAGACAG ATGTTGAGTAAGCTAAGCAAACAGATAAACAAAGAAGAATGGACATGGAATAATCTGAACACTTTGTGCTGGGCTATTGGGTCTATTTCTGGTTCCATGGATGTAGCAAAT GAAGACAGATTTCTAGTGAAGGTTATTCGGGCTTTATTAAGTTTCAGTGGAATCATGAAGGGAAATGACAATAAAGATGTTATCGCGAGCAACATCAT GTATGTTTTTGGACAGTATCCAAGATTCTTAAAGGGCAATTGGCAGTATATGATGGTGATTGTTAAGAAGTTGTTTGACTTCATGCATTCGACTCAACCGGGTGTTAAG gacATGGCTTGTGATACATTCTTAAAGATTGCTCAGCAATGCAAACACATATTCCTTGTTGTTCAG GTTGGAAAACAGGAGCCATTTGTATCTGAACTTCTAGAAAGCCTGACTACAACTATTAGACATCTTGAGCCTcatcaaattcaaactttttatgaatct GTTGCTTGTATAATCCAGGCTGAATCAAATCCTCAGAAAATAGGTGAATACATCGAGAGGTTGATGGCACTACCTAATCAG AGATGGGCAGAGATTATAGTAGAAGCACGTCAGAATGTTGATTCCCTTATTGACCCTGATGTGATACATGATGTGCTTACTATCCTCCAAACAAATACAAGAGTTTCAGCTTCAGTGGGAAAATACTTCTTATCTCAAATTTCATTGATCTTCTTGAATACTCTGAATATTTACAA GATGTACAGTGAACTCGTGTCAAGCAGCATTGGTGATAGTGGCCCGTGTGCTTCAAGGATATCTGTGATTAAGCTTCTAAG GTCTGTTAAGAGAGAAATCCTGAACCTGATAAAAACGTTTCtagacaaaaatgaaaaaaatccaTACATTGGCAAACATTTTGTTCCACCAATTATGAATATTATACTTGCTGACTATGCAAGAAATGTTCCTGATGCAAGGGAATCAGAAGTTTTATCACTCTTTGAGACAATAATAAACCA GTACAAGTTTGCAATGCAAGATGATGTGCCTCGCATTTTTGAATCTGTTTTCCATTGCACTTTGGAG ATGATCACTAAGAATTTTGAAGATTATCCAGAACACCGGCTCAAGTTTTTCTTGTTACTCCGTGCCATTGCTACATCTTGTTTCCGTGCATTGCTACAGTTGTCAAGTGAG CAACTGAAGCTAGTCATGGACTCGGTTATCTGGGCGTTTAGGCATACCGAAAGAAACATCGCTGAAACCGGACTTAAACTCTTACTTGTGTTGCTGAAAAAGTTTCAG AAATCTGCTTTCTCTAACCAATTCTACCGGACATACTTTATGCAAATTGAGCAAGAAATTATTGCCGTGTTGACCGATACCTTTCACAAGCCAGAGTTCTATTGGCATGTGTTCGTGCTACAGCGTCTATTTCAACTG GTGGAGAGCGGTGCTTTAACCGAACCTCTGTGGGATGCTTCAACGGTGCCTCAACAGTATCCAAACAATGCCGCCTTTGTTTGTGCACACACAACCAATCTTCTAAGCTCGTCATTCCCCAACATAAGTGTACCAGAGGTGACAGAATTTGTGAAAGGACTTTATGAGTTGAGAGATCACCCTGTTCCATTTAAGAATAACGTACGAGACTTCCTTATACGGTCCAAAGAATTTTCTGCTCAG gatAACAAAGATTTATATGCTGGACCTATTGCTTCCGACGAGAATCCAGATGAGATGAGtgattcttaa
- the LOC103855133 gene encoding ADP-ribosylation factor 1-like 2 encodes MGQTFRKLFDTFFGNQEMRVVMLGLDAAGKTTILYKLHIGEVLSTVPTIGFNVEKVQYKNVMFTVWDVGGQEKLRPLWRHYFNNTDGLIYVVDSLDRERIGKAKQEFQEIIKDPFMLNSVILVFANKQDMRGAMSPREVCEGLGLLDLKNRKWHIQGTCALQGDGLYEGLDWLSSTLKEVRAAGFSSAGPLF; translated from the exons ATGGGTCAAACTTTCCGCAAGCTTTTCGATACTTTCTTCGGCAATCAGGAAATGAGG GTCGTTATGCTGGGTCTGGATGCGGCTGGCAAAACAACGATACTGTACAAGCTGCACATAGGAGAAGTTCTGTCTACTGTTCCCACAATCG GTTTCAATGTGGAGAAAGTACAGTACAAGAATGTGATGTTCACAGTTTGGGATGTTGGTGGCCAAGAAAAGCTCAGGCCCTTGTGGAGGCATTACTTCAACAATACCGATGGACTT ATATATGTGGTAGACTCTTTGGACCGTGAGAGAATTGGCAAAGCTAAGCAAGAATTTCAG GAGATTATAAAAGACCCATTCATGCTTAACAGTGTCATTCTAGTGTTTGCAAACAAACAAGACATG AGAGGAGCCATGTCTCCCCGAGAAGTATGTGAAGGGCTTGGCTTATTAGATCTCAAGAACAGGAAATGGCATATACAAGGCACATGTGCTCTTCAAGGCGATGGCCTCTATGAAGGCTTAGACTGGTTATCCTCTACGCTCAAAGAGGTTAGAGCAGCTGGTTTCTCATCCGCTGGCCCCTTGttttaa